From Fibrobacter sp. UWR3, one genomic window encodes:
- a CDS encoding aminopeptidase: MTDPRITKLAENLINNALALKAGENILIETTDTPDEVSTELIKAVEKVGGNAFVRNSKSRVRRQMLLSASEAQMKVEAELALAEMKKMQAYIAIRGADNFMENCDVSDEKMLMYRKMTKETLDYRVNKTRWCVLRWPNASMAQGAKMSTEAFEDFYFQACLADYPRMGRAAQNLVNLMNKTDKVRLVANGTDITFSIKDIPAIPCCGNMNIPDGEVYTAPVRNSINGVIHYNTPTLYEGKQFSNIRLEFKDGKIVDATCETGDNAQLNAILDTDEGARYVGEFAIGFNPFVNAPMCDILFDEKIAGSIHFTPGMCYEEAPNGNNSAIHWDLVLIMRPEYGGGEIWFDDKLIRKDGLFVVDELKCLNPDQLEK; encoded by the coding sequence ATGACTGATCCGCGCATTACAAAACTTGCCGAAAACTTGATTAACAACGCGCTTGCCCTCAAGGCGGGCGAGAATATCCTTATTGAAACCACCGACACGCCCGACGAAGTCTCTACCGAGCTCATTAAGGCTGTCGAGAAGGTGGGGGGCAACGCCTTCGTGCGCAACTCCAAGAGCCGCGTGCGCCGTCAGATGCTCCTTTCTGCAAGCGAAGCCCAGATGAAGGTCGAGGCGGAACTTGCCCTTGCCGAAATGAAGAAGATGCAGGCCTATATCGCCATCCGCGGGGCCGACAACTTTATGGAAAATTGCGACGTGAGCGACGAGAAGATGCTCATGTACCGCAAGATGACTAAGGAAACGCTCGACTACCGCGTGAACAAGACGCGCTGGTGCGTACTCCGCTGGCCGAACGCCTCCATGGCGCAGGGCGCGAAGATGAGTACCGAGGCGTTCGAGGACTTCTACTTCCAGGCATGCCTCGCGGACTACCCGCGCATGGGCCGCGCCGCGCAGAATCTCGTGAACCTCATGAACAAGACGGACAAGGTGCGCCTCGTGGCAAACGGCACCGATATCACGTTCAGCATCAAGGATATCCCCGCGATTCCGTGCTGCGGCAACATGAACATCCCGGACGGCGAAGTCTATACCGCACCGGTGCGTAACAGCATCAACGGCGTAATCCACTACAATACGCCCACGCTCTACGAGGGCAAGCAGTTCAGCAACATCCGCCTGGAATTCAAGGACGGGAAGATTGTGGACGCCACCTGCGAAACGGGCGACAACGCGCAACTCAACGCCATCCTCGATACCGACGAGGGCGCACGCTACGTGGGCGAGTTCGCCATCGGTTTCAACCCGTTCGTGAACGCGCCGATGTGCGACATCCTCTTCGACGAGAAGATTGCGGGCAGCATCCACTTTACGCCCGGCATGTGCTACGAGGAAGCCCCGAACGGCAACAATTCCGCCATCCACTGGGACCTGGTGCTCATCATGCGCCCGGAATATGGCGGCGGCGAAATCTGGTTCGATGACAAGCTCATCCGCAAGGACGGCCTGTTCGTGGTCGATGAACTTAAGTGCTTGAATCCCGACCAGCTGGAGAAATAG